Proteins co-encoded in one Lynx canadensis isolate LIC74 chromosome C1, mLynCan4.pri.v2, whole genome shotgun sequence genomic window:
- the ATP5MC3 gene encoding ATP synthase F(0) complex subunit C3, mitochondrial, with product MFACAKLACTPALIRAGSRVAYRPISASVLSRPETRTEEGSTVFNGSRTGVSHLIQREFQTSAVSRDIDTAAKFIGAGAATVGVAGSGAGIGTVFGSLIIGYARNPSLKQQLFSYAILGFALSEAMGLFCLMVAFLILFAM from the exons ATGTTCGCCTGCGCCAAGCTCGCCTGCACCCCCGCTCTG aTCCGAGCTGGATCCAGAGTTGCATACAGACCAATTTCTGCATCAGTGTTATCTCGACCAGAGACTAGGACTGAAGAG GGCTCTACGGTATTCAATGGGTCCAGGACTGGTGTGTCCCACCTAATCCAAAGGGAGTTTCAGACCAGTGCAGTCAGCAGAGATATCGATACTGCTGCCAAATTTATTGGTGCAGGTGCTGCCACTGTGGGAGTGGCTGGTTCTGGTGCTGGTATTGGAACAGTCTTTGGCAGCCTTATCATTGGTTATGCCAG AAATCCTTCGCTGAAGCAGCAGCTGTTCTCATATGCTATCCTGGGATTTGCCTTGTCTGAAGCTATGGGTCTCTTTTGTTTGATGGTtgctttcttgattttgtttgcCATGTAA